A single region of the Jaculus jaculus isolate mJacJac1 chromosome 15, mJacJac1.mat.Y.cur, whole genome shotgun sequence genome encodes:
- the Lonp1 gene encoding lon protease homolog, mitochondrial isoform X2: protein MTTQGSPSPGQCAFVFTSLSNESDVVESLDEIYHTGTFAQIHEMQDLGDKLRMIVTGHRRIHISRQLEVEPEESEAGDKQKTRRKSKRGKKEPEDGLSAKSELEMVTEPAVEAPSEVLMVEVENVAHEDFQVTEEVKALTAEIVKTIRDIIALNPLYRESVLQMMQAGQRVVDNPIYLSDMGAALTGAESHELQDVLEETNIPRRLYKALSLLKKEFELSKLQQRLGREVEEKIKQTHRKYLLQEQLKIIKKELGLEKDDKDAIEEKLRERLRELVVPKHVMDVVDEELSKLALLDNHSSEFNVTRNYLDWLTSIPWGRHSDENLDLARAKAVLEEDHYGMEDVKKRILEFIAVSQLRGSTQGKILCFYGPPGVGKTSIARSIARALNREYFRFSVGGMTDVAEIKGHRRTYVGAMPGKIIQCLKKTKTENPLVLIDEVDKIGRGYQGDPSSALLELLDPEQNANFLDHYLDVPVDLSKVLFICTANVTDTIPEPLRDRMEMINVSGYVAQEKLAIAERYLVPQARNLCGLDESKAQLSAEVLTLLIRQYCRESGVRNLQKQVEKVLRKAAYKIVSGEAETVQVTPENLQDFVGKPVFTVERMYDMTPPGVVMGLAWTAMGGSTLFVETSLRRPQSRDSKEDKDGSLEVTGQLGEVMKESARIAYTFARAFLMQRDPGNDFLVTSHIHLHVPEGATPKDGPSAGCTIVTALLSLALGQPVRQNLAMTGEVSLTGKILPVGGIKEKTIAAKRAGVTCVVLPAENRKDFADLAPFITEGLEVHFAEHYCDIFRVAFPLHEAEAEALALER, encoded by the exons ATGACAA cccagGGCTCCCCATCGCCAGGCCAATGTGCCTTTGTGTTCACCTCCCTCAGCAATGAGTCAGACGTGGTGGAAAGCCTGGATGAGATCTACCATACAGGAACGTTTGCCCAGATCCACGAGATGCAGGACCTTGGGGATAAGCTACGGATGATTGTCACAGGGCACAGAAG gaTACACATCAGCCGGCAGCTGGAGGTGGAGCCTGAGGAGTCAGAAGCAGGGGACAAGCAGAAAACCAGGAGGAAGTCAAAGCGAGGCAAGAAGGAGCCTGAGGATGGGCTGAGTGCCAAGTCCGAGCTAGAGATGGTGACGGAGCCTGCCGTTGAGGCCCCCAGTGAGGTGCTCATGGTGGAAGTGGAGAATGTCGCTCACGAAGACTTCCAGGTCACTGAAGAAGTGAAG GCCCTGACTGCTGAGATAGTGAAGACCATCCGTGACATCATCGCCTTGAACCCCCTGTACAG AGAATCGGTGCTTCAGATGATGCAGGCTGGCCAGCGTGTGGTGGACAACCCTATCTACCTGAGCGACATGGGCGCTGCACTGACGGGTGCTGAATCCCATGAGCTACAAGACGTCCTAGAGGAGACCAAT ATTCCTAGGCGGCTGTACAAGGCCTTGTCCCTCCTGAAGAAGGAGTTTGAGCTGAGCAAGCTTCAGCAGCGCCTGGGCCGGGAG GTTGAGGAGAAGATCAAGCAGACGCACCGCAAGTACCTGCTGCAGGAGCAGCTGAAGATCATCAAGaaggagctggggctggagaaggatGACAAAGATGCCATTGAGGAGAAGCTCCGCGAACGTCTTCGGGAGCTGGTGGTGCCCAAGCACGTCATGGATGTGGTGGACGAGGAGTTAAGCAAGCTGGCCCTGCTGGACAACCACtcctctgagttcaa TGTCACACGTAACTACCTGGACTGGCTGACATCCATCCCATGGGGCCGGCACAGTGATGAGAACCTGGACCTGGCACGGGCCAAGGCGGTGCTAGAGGAAGACCACTACGGGATGGAGGATGTGAAGAAGCGCATCCTG GAGTTCATCGCTGTCAGCCAGCTCCGCGGCTCTACCCAGGGCAAGATCCTTTGCTTCTATGGCCCACCAGGCGTGGGCAAGACCAGCATCGCCCGGTCCATTGCCCGCGCACTCAACCGTGAATACTTCCGCTTCAGTGTGGGGGGCATGACGGATGTGGCTGAGATCAAGGGGCACAG GCGGACCTACGTGGGCGCCATGCCCGGCAAGATTATCCAGTGTCTGAAGAAGACCAAGACAGAGAACCCATTGGTCCTCATCGATGAG GTGGACAAGATTGGCAGGGGCTACCAAGGGGACCCGTCGTCTGCGTTGCTGGAGCTGCTGGACCCCGAGCAGAATGCCAACTTCCTTGACCACTACCTAGATGTACCTGTGGACCTGTCCAAG gttCTGTTCATTTGCACAGCTAATGTCACTGACACCATCCCTGAGCCACTGAGGGACCGCATGGAGATGATCAATGTGTCAGGCTATGTGGCACAGGAGAAGCTGGCCATCGCAGAG AGGTACCTGGTGCCCCAAGCCCGCAACCTCTGTGGCCTGGATGAAAGCAAGGCCCAACTGTCAGCTGAAGTGCTGACGCTCCTCATCAGGCAGTACTGCCGTGAGAGCGGAGTTCGAAACCTGCAGAAGCAAGTGGAGAAG gTGCTGCGCAAGGCCGCCTATAAGATTGTGAGTGGTGAGGCAGAGACTGTGCAGGTGACACCAGAGAACCTGCAGGACTTCGTGGGGAagcctgtgttcacagtggaGCGCATGTACGACATGACACCACCAGGCGTTGTCATGGGCCTGGCCTGGACCGCTATGG GAGGCTCCACACTCTTCGTGGAGACATCCCTAAGGCGGCCCCAGTCCAGGGACAGCAAAGAAGACAAGGACGGCAGCCTGGAAGTGACGGGCCAGCTGGGGGAGGTGATGAAAGAGAGCGCCCGCATCGCCTATACCTTTGCCAGGGCCTTCCTGATGCAACGCGACCCCGGCAACGACTTCCTGGTGACCTCACACATCCACTTGCACGTGCCAGAG ggtGCCACTCCCAAGGACGGCCCCAGTGCGGGCTGCACCATTGTCACTGCCCTGCTGTCCTTGGCCTTGGGTCAGCCCGTGCGACAGAACCTGGCCATGACGGGCGAAGTTTCACTCACTGGCAAGATATTGCCGGTGGGCGGGATCAAGGAAAAGACCATTGCG GCCAAGCGCGCTGGCGTGACGTGTGTCGTGCTGCCGGCCGAGAACAGGAAGGACTTCGCGGACCTAGCGCCCTTCATTACTGAAGGCTTGGAGGTGCACTTCGCTGAGCACTACTGCGACATCTTCCGCGTGGCCTTCCCGCTGCACGAGGCGGAGGCCGAGGCGCTGGCCTTGGAGCGGTGA
- the Rpl36 gene encoding 60S ribosomal protein L36: protein MALRYPMAVGLNKGHKVTKNVSKPRHSRRRGRLTKHTKFVRDMIREVCGFAPYERRAMELLKVSKDKRALKFIKKRVGTHMRAKRKREELSSVLAAMRKAAAKKD, encoded by the exons ATGGCTCTGCGCTACCCCATGGCCGTGGGCCTCAACAAGGGCCACAAGGTGACGAAGAACGTGAGCAAGCCGAGGCACAGCCGGCGGCGCGGG CGCCTGACCAAGCACACCAAGTTCGTCCGGGACATGATCCGCGAGGTGTGCGGCTTCGCTCCTTACGAGCGGCGCGCCATGGAGCTGCTCAAGGTGTCCAAGGACAAGCGCGCGCTCAAGTTCATCAAGAAGCGG GTGGGGACGCACATGCGCGCCAAGAGGAAGCGTGAGGAGCTGAGCAGCGTGCTGGCCGCTATGCGCAAGGCGGCGGCCAAGAAGGACTGA
- the Micos13 gene encoding MICOS complex subunit MIC13 — translation MVTRAWPLMRFLIKGSVAGGAVYLVYDQELLGPSDKSEAALRKAEEIVPPAMYQFGQYVCQQTGLQMPQLPEPPKLNFPVREFWNSGIITVMSALSMAPTKACEYSKEGWEYLKEHAK, via the exons ATGGTGACTCGAGCGTGGCCGCTGATGAG GTTCCTCATCAAAGGCAGCGTGGCCGGCGGCGCCGTCTACCTGGTCTATGACCAGGAACTGCTGGGGCCTAGCGACAAGAGCGAGGCGGCCCTGCGCAAGGCTGAGGAGATTGTGCCCCCGGCCATGTACCAGTTCGGTCAGTATGTGTGCCAACAGACGGGGCTGCAGATGCCGCAG ctcccagaaCCTCCAAAGTTGAACTTCCCTGTCCGTGAGTTCTGGAACTCAG GCATCATCACTGTGATGTCGGCCTTGTCCATGGCCCCCACCAAGGCCTGTGAGTATTCCAAGGAAGGCTGGGAGTACTTGAAGGAGCATGCCAAGTAG
- the Lonp1 gene encoding lon protease homolog, mitochondrial isoform X1 — translation MAASTGYVRLWGVARCWALRRPLLAAAGGRVPNAAGAWLLRGRRVCDAWSPRGGSPGAAAGQRRALWDAGSRGGGAAFSGGDDGSEGGAEEAATGASGSAGGGESPVITALTPMTVPDVFPHLPLIAITRNPVFPRFIKIVEVKNKKLVELLRRKVRLAQPYVGVFLKKDDNNESDVVESLDEIYHTGTFAQIHEMQDLGDKLRMIVTGHRRIHISRQLEVEPEESEAGDKQKTRRKSKRGKKEPEDGLSAKSELEMVTEPAVEAPSEVLMVEVENVAHEDFQVTEEVKALTAEIVKTIRDIIALNPLYRESVLQMMQAGQRVVDNPIYLSDMGAALTGAESHELQDVLEETNIPRRLYKALSLLKKEFELSKLQQRLGREVEEKIKQTHRKYLLQEQLKIIKKELGLEKDDKDAIEEKLRERLRELVVPKHVMDVVDEELSKLALLDNHSSEFNVTRNYLDWLTSIPWGRHSDENLDLARAKAVLEEDHYGMEDVKKRILEFIAVSQLRGSTQGKILCFYGPPGVGKTSIARSIARALNREYFRFSVGGMTDVAEIKGHRRTYVGAMPGKIIQCLKKTKTENPLVLIDEVDKIGRGYQGDPSSALLELLDPEQNANFLDHYLDVPVDLSKVLFICTANVTDTIPEPLRDRMEMINVSGYVAQEKLAIAERYLVPQARNLCGLDESKAQLSAEVLTLLIRQYCRESGVRNLQKQVEKVLRKAAYKIVSGEAETVQVTPENLQDFVGKPVFTVERMYDMTPPGVVMGLAWTAMGGSTLFVETSLRRPQSRDSKEDKDGSLEVTGQLGEVMKESARIAYTFARAFLMQRDPGNDFLVTSHIHLHVPEGATPKDGPSAGCTIVTALLSLALGQPVRQNLAMTGEVSLTGKILPVGGIKEKTIAAKRAGVTCVVLPAENRKDFADLAPFITEGLEVHFAEHYCDIFRVAFPLHEAEAEALALER, via the exons ATGGCGGCGAGCACAGGCTACGTGCGTCTGTGGGGCGTTGCGCGCTGCTGGGCGCTGCGCCGGCCGCTGCTGGCCGCTGCTGGCGGTCGAGTCCCGAACGCGGCCGGAGCGTGGCTGCTGCGAGGCCGGCGCGTGTGCGATGCGTGGTCCCCGCGCGGCGGGAGCCCGGGCGCCGCGGCGGGTCAGCGGCGAGCGCTGTGGGACGCGGGCAGCCGTGGCGGCGGGGCGGCATTCTCGGGAGGCGACGACGGCTCGGAGGGCGGAGCGGAGGAGGCGGCCACGGGCGCCTCTGGTAGCGCGGGCGGCGGGGAAAGCCCGGTCATCACGGCGCTCACTCCCATGACCGTCCCCGACGTGTTCCCGCACCTGCCGCTCATCGCCATCACCCGCAACCCGGTGTTCCCGCGCTTCATCAAGATCGTGGAG GTCAAAAACAAGAAGCTGGTGGAACTGCTGAGAAGGAAAGTCCGCCTTGCCCAGCCCTATGTCGGTGTCTTCCTAAAGAAGGATGACAA CAATGAGTCAGACGTGGTGGAAAGCCTGGATGAGATCTACCATACAGGAACGTTTGCCCAGATCCACGAGATGCAGGACCTTGGGGATAAGCTACGGATGATTGTCACAGGGCACAGAAG gaTACACATCAGCCGGCAGCTGGAGGTGGAGCCTGAGGAGTCAGAAGCAGGGGACAAGCAGAAAACCAGGAGGAAGTCAAAGCGAGGCAAGAAGGAGCCTGAGGATGGGCTGAGTGCCAAGTCCGAGCTAGAGATGGTGACGGAGCCTGCCGTTGAGGCCCCCAGTGAGGTGCTCATGGTGGAAGTGGAGAATGTCGCTCACGAAGACTTCCAGGTCACTGAAGAAGTGAAG GCCCTGACTGCTGAGATAGTGAAGACCATCCGTGACATCATCGCCTTGAACCCCCTGTACAG AGAATCGGTGCTTCAGATGATGCAGGCTGGCCAGCGTGTGGTGGACAACCCTATCTACCTGAGCGACATGGGCGCTGCACTGACGGGTGCTGAATCCCATGAGCTACAAGACGTCCTAGAGGAGACCAAT ATTCCTAGGCGGCTGTACAAGGCCTTGTCCCTCCTGAAGAAGGAGTTTGAGCTGAGCAAGCTTCAGCAGCGCCTGGGCCGGGAG GTTGAGGAGAAGATCAAGCAGACGCACCGCAAGTACCTGCTGCAGGAGCAGCTGAAGATCATCAAGaaggagctggggctggagaaggatGACAAAGATGCCATTGAGGAGAAGCTCCGCGAACGTCTTCGGGAGCTGGTGGTGCCCAAGCACGTCATGGATGTGGTGGACGAGGAGTTAAGCAAGCTGGCCCTGCTGGACAACCACtcctctgagttcaa TGTCACACGTAACTACCTGGACTGGCTGACATCCATCCCATGGGGCCGGCACAGTGATGAGAACCTGGACCTGGCACGGGCCAAGGCGGTGCTAGAGGAAGACCACTACGGGATGGAGGATGTGAAGAAGCGCATCCTG GAGTTCATCGCTGTCAGCCAGCTCCGCGGCTCTACCCAGGGCAAGATCCTTTGCTTCTATGGCCCACCAGGCGTGGGCAAGACCAGCATCGCCCGGTCCATTGCCCGCGCACTCAACCGTGAATACTTCCGCTTCAGTGTGGGGGGCATGACGGATGTGGCTGAGATCAAGGGGCACAG GCGGACCTACGTGGGCGCCATGCCCGGCAAGATTATCCAGTGTCTGAAGAAGACCAAGACAGAGAACCCATTGGTCCTCATCGATGAG GTGGACAAGATTGGCAGGGGCTACCAAGGGGACCCGTCGTCTGCGTTGCTGGAGCTGCTGGACCCCGAGCAGAATGCCAACTTCCTTGACCACTACCTAGATGTACCTGTGGACCTGTCCAAG gttCTGTTCATTTGCACAGCTAATGTCACTGACACCATCCCTGAGCCACTGAGGGACCGCATGGAGATGATCAATGTGTCAGGCTATGTGGCACAGGAGAAGCTGGCCATCGCAGAG AGGTACCTGGTGCCCCAAGCCCGCAACCTCTGTGGCCTGGATGAAAGCAAGGCCCAACTGTCAGCTGAAGTGCTGACGCTCCTCATCAGGCAGTACTGCCGTGAGAGCGGAGTTCGAAACCTGCAGAAGCAAGTGGAGAAG gTGCTGCGCAAGGCCGCCTATAAGATTGTGAGTGGTGAGGCAGAGACTGTGCAGGTGACACCAGAGAACCTGCAGGACTTCGTGGGGAagcctgtgttcacagtggaGCGCATGTACGACATGACACCACCAGGCGTTGTCATGGGCCTGGCCTGGACCGCTATGG GAGGCTCCACACTCTTCGTGGAGACATCCCTAAGGCGGCCCCAGTCCAGGGACAGCAAAGAAGACAAGGACGGCAGCCTGGAAGTGACGGGCCAGCTGGGGGAGGTGATGAAAGAGAGCGCCCGCATCGCCTATACCTTTGCCAGGGCCTTCCTGATGCAACGCGACCCCGGCAACGACTTCCTGGTGACCTCACACATCCACTTGCACGTGCCAGAG ggtGCCACTCCCAAGGACGGCCCCAGTGCGGGCTGCACCATTGTCACTGCCCTGCTGTCCTTGGCCTTGGGTCAGCCCGTGCGACAGAACCTGGCCATGACGGGCGAAGTTTCACTCACTGGCAAGATATTGCCGGTGGGCGGGATCAAGGAAAAGACCATTGCG GCCAAGCGCGCTGGCGTGACGTGTGTCGTGCTGCCGGCCGAGAACAGGAAGGACTTCGCGGACCTAGCGCCCTTCATTACTGAAGGCTTGGAGGTGCACTTCGCTGAGCACTACTGCGACATCTTCCGCGTGGCCTTCCCGCTGCACGAGGCGGAGGCCGAGGCGCTGGCCTTGGAGCGGTGA